From one Gossypium hirsutum isolate 1008001.06 chromosome D08, Gossypium_hirsutum_v2.1, whole genome shotgun sequence genomic stretch:
- the LOC121219912 gene encoding probable glutathione peroxidase 5 produces the protein MGASESVPQKSIHEFTVKDYKNQDVDLSMYKGKALLVVNVASKCGLTDSNYTQLTDLYNKYKDQGLGILAFPCNQFLSQEPGTSQDAQEFACTRYKAEYPIFQKVHVNGPKTEPVYKFLKTNKSGFLGNRIKWNFTKFLVDKDGHVLARYGPSTTPLAIEADIKKTLGVDM, from the exons ATGGGTGCTTCTGAATCAGTTCCTCAAAAATCAATCCATGAATTTACAGTCAAG GATTACAAAAACCAAGATGTTGACCTTAGTATGTACAAAGGAAAAGCTCTTCTTGTTGTTAATGTTGCCTCTAAAtg TGGACTCACTGATTCAAATTATACCCAGTTGACTGATCTTTACAACAAATACAAGGACCAAG GACTGGGGATTTTGGCATTCCCATGCAATCAGTTTTTGAGCCAAGAACCTGGTACCAGTCAAGATGCACAAGAATTTGCTTGTACAAGATACAAGGCTGAATACCCTATTTTCCAAAAg GTTCATGTCAATGGTCCAAAGACAGAGCCCGTCTACAAGTTCTTAAAGACAAACAAATCTGGGTTCTTGGGAAATAGGATAAAGTGGAACTTCACTAAGTTTTTAGTTGACAAGGATGGCCATGTCCTTGCTCGCTATGGCCCTAGCACTACGCCATTGGCCATTGAG GCTGACATCAAGAAGACTTTGGGAGTGGACATGTGA
- the LOC121219911 gene encoding golgin IMH1 — MVGEEIAVSMLVPSYSQEQLPESFVGLKSQQGCIGEMSDVEDETFNPVVSRSSQTCRIDLLEEIIEDAKDNKKILFQTMQSIMNLMKEVELQEAAAEQAKEEAARGGMDILVKVEELKQMLPHAKEANDMHAGEVYGEKAILVTEVKELENRLLSLSDERDKSLAILDEMRQTLEARQSAAQELMKAAEQEKLEKEESARNALAEQEAIMVKMVEESKILRQEAEENSKLREFLMDRGQIIDSLQGEISVICEDIRLLKQKFDDRIPLSKSISSSQTSCILASSGSSLKSRSSDLGSGQWETAKTPEKRSPTPSVDGQSPKSRSSDERSKAD; from the exons ATGGTAGGTGAAGAAATTGCTGTGAGCATGCTGGTTCCGTCATACTCTCAAGAACAATTGCCAGAAAGTTTTGTAGGGCTTAAATCCCAGCAGGGTTGCATTGGTGAAATGAGTGATGTTGAGGATGAGACCTTCAACCCTGTTGTTAGTAGATCAAGTCAAACATGTAGAATTGATCTACTCGAAGAGATCATTGAAGATGCTAAAGATAACAAG AAAATTTTGTTTCAGACCATGCAATCGATTATGAacttgatgaaagaagttgaactTCAAGAGGCAGCTGCCGAACAAGCAAAAGAGGAAGCTGCAAGGGGGGGCATGGATATTCTCGTCAAGGTGGAGGAACTTAAACAGATGCTGCCACATGCAAAGGAAGCAAATGACATG CATGCTGGAGAAGTATATGGCGAGAAGGCAATCCTAGTCACTGAAGTAAAAGAGCTTGAAAATCGCTTGCTCAGCTTGTCAGACGAAAGAGACAAATCTCTTGCTATTCTTGATGAG ATGCGTCAAACCCTCGAAGCTCGACAATCTGCCGCACAGGAGTTGATGAAAGCAGCAGAGCAGGAAAAGCTGGAAAAAGAAGAATCTGCTCGTAACGCTCTTGCTGAACAAGAAGCCATTATGGTGAAAATGGTCGAAGAGTCCAAGATTCTAAGGCAGGAGGCAGAAGAAAATTCCAAG TTACGTGAGTTTCTTATGGACCGTGGCCAGATTATTGACTCATTACA AGGAGAAATATCTGTTATTTGCGAGGATATAAGGTTGCTTAAACAGAAGTTCGATGACCGTATTCCATTAAGCAAATCAATATCCTCAAGCCAAACCAGCTGCATCCTGGCCTCATCCGGTTCATCTCTGAAAAGCAGATCATCAGATCTTGGTTCCGGCCAATGGGAAACAGCTAAAACACCGGAAAAAAGAAGCCCAACACCATCTGTCGATGGACAATCTCCAAAGAGCAGATCATCGGATGAAAGATCCAAAGCTGATTGA
- the LOC121219913 gene encoding uncharacterized protein: MGFNKVFQCLLDIFPQVDSRILKAVAIENSKDVDAAAEIVLSEIIPYLSKRTVVASSSLQNQSHRIESNEDAAIEEEESNQLRQRKVSAGKGTSSSTEPLLETGEVVGDTCLTDSSSNVDSLEAQNAATTSKFHDNNNNEAADIETEELILLGNTEIQK, translated from the exons ATGGGATTCAACAAGGTTTTTCAATGCTTGCTGGATATATTTCCGCAG GTCGATTCTCGTATTCTAAAAGCTGTTGCTATTGAGAACTCTAAGGACGTTGATGCAGCTGCTGAGATTGTTCTGTCTGAGATTATACCTTACCTATCTAAACGAACCGTGGTTGCTAGTTCTTCCTTGCAGAACCAGAGTCAtcgaattgaatcaaatgaag ATGCGGCTATAGAAGAGGAAGAAAGCAATCAGTTGAGGCAGCGAAAGGTATCAGCTGGAAAAGGAACAAGCTCTTCTACAGAACCGTTGTTGGAAACAGGTGAAGTTGTCGGAGACACTTGTCTTACTGATTCTTCCAGCAATGTGGATTCTCTTGAGGCACAAAATGCAGCAACTACTTCAAAATTCCACGACAACAATAATAACGAGGCTGCTGATATTGAAACTGAGGAATTGATTTTGTTGGGGAATACTGAAATTCAGAAGTAA
- the LOC107934423 gene encoding probable aspartic proteinase GIP1, with product MPFHSFFTFFFFILFLYPFSIQSPAHAISFVSPIQKDNATLLYSLTVYLKTPLQPTRLHLDVGASFSWVACDAGYNSTTYQHIPWASLLCDSLGHNLPCSVCFNAPSPSCANDSCSLFPENSVTRKIALSPALTDSLALPTSDGSTQGPPILLPGYIFSCSPSSLLEGLANNVTGLAAFGRSNYSLPAQVSNTFSVPRCFALCLPGSPSDPGVALIGSVGPYYFSPQKTDLSKLLVYTPLVLNPVGSTVVTYAGEPSDEYYINMTSINVNGKPIQINSSLLAVDENGSGGTKISTAVPYTVLESSIYNALTKAFVNESSALNLTVTDTVKPFGVCYSAANITVTRVGPGVPTVDFVMQSDNVFWRVFGSNSMVRITRDGGGDVWCLGFVDGGVNPRTSVVIGGHLMVDNLLQFDLDNSRLGFTSSVLLKGTTCSNFNFASTR from the coding sequence ATGCCCTTCCATTCCTTCTttaccttcttcttcttcatacTTTTTCTGTATCCTTTCTCCATTCAATCACCAGCTCATGCCATTTCATTTGTATCACCAATCCAAAAAGACAATGCCACCCTCCTCTACTCCCTCACTGTCTATCTCAAAACCCCACTCCAACCCACGCGCCTCCACCTCGACGTCGGCGCGTCCTTCTCTTGGGTGGCCTGCGACGCCGGCTACAACTCCACCACTTACCAACACATTCCCTGGGCTTCCCTTCTTTGCGATTCCCTCGGCCACAATCTCCCTTGCTCCGTCTGTTTCAATGCTCCGAGCCCTTCCTGCGCCAATGACAGCTGCTCCCTTTTCCCTGAAAACTCAGTTACCCGCAAAATCGCCCTCTCACCCGCCTTAACCGACTCACTCGCGTTGCCCACCTCGGACGGGTCGACTCAAGGGCCGCCGATTCTCCTTCCGGGTTACATTTTCTCTTGCTCGCCGAGTTCGCTACTCGAGGGTCTAGCTAACAACGTGACCGGACTAGCCGCGTTCGGTAGGTCGAATTATTCACTCCCGGCGCAGGTTAGCAACACATTCTCTGTTCCTCGTTGTTTTGCGCTGTGTCTCCCTGGATCCCCGTCGGATCCTGGCGTTGCTCTAATCGGATCCGTCGGGCCATACTATTTTTCACCTCAAAAAACCGACCTCTCCAAACTACTCGTTTACACTCCCCTAGTTTTAAACCCCGTCGGGAGCACCGTCGTGACCTACGCCGGTGAACCGTCCGATGAGTATTACATCAATATGACCTCCATCAACGTCAACGGCAAACCAATTCAGATAAACTCCTCGTTATTAGCTGTCGACGAGAACGGATCCGGGGGGACAAAAATAAGCACGGCCGTACCTTACACTGTTTTAGAAAGTTCTATTTACAACGCTTTAACCAAAGCGTTTGTGAACGAATCGTCTGCATTGAACCTCACGGTGACCGACACTGTGAAACCGTTCGGCGTGTGTTATTCCGCGGCTAATATCACCGTAACTCGGGTAGGACCGGGGGTCCCGACCGTCGATTTCGTGATGCAAAGTGATAATGTGTTTTGGAGGGTGTTTGGTTCGAATTCAATGGTGAGGATCACGAGAGATGGTGGTGGAGATGTTTGGTGCTTGGGATTTGTTGATGGTGGGGTCAACCCGAGAACATCGGTGGTGATTGGTGGGCATCTGATGGTGGATAATTTGCTGCAGTTTGATCTCGACAACAGCAGATTAGGATTTACTTCCTCAGTTTTGCTGAAGGGTACCACGTGCTCTAATTTCAATTTCGCTTCAACAAGATAA
- the LOC107934364 gene encoding small nuclear ribonucleoprotein SmD1a gives MKLVRFLMKLNNETVSIELKNGTVVHGTITGVDISMNTHLKTVKLTLKGKNPVTLDHLSVRGNNIRYYILPDSLNLETLLVEETPRVKPKKPTAGKPLGRGRGRGRGRGRGRGR, from the exons ATGAAGCTCGTCAG GTTTTTAATGAAGTTGAACAATGAAACGGTGTCCATTGAGCTTAAGAATGGAACCGTTGTTCACGGTACCATCACAG GTGTGGATATCAGTATGAACACCCATCTGAAAACCGTGAAACTCACTTTGAAAGGGAAAAATCCGGTCACTTTAGATCACCTTAGCGTGCGGGGTAACAATATTCGTTACTATATCCTGCCTGACAGCTTAAATCTTGAGACGCTGCTAGTTGAAGAGACACCTAGGGTGAAACCTAAGAAGCCAACAGCTG GGAAGCCTTTGGGACGTGGTCGGGGTCGTGGCCGTGGGCGTGGACGTGGTCGGGGCCGTTAA